One region of Quercus lobata isolate SW786 chromosome 2, ValleyOak3.0 Primary Assembly, whole genome shotgun sequence genomic DNA includes:
- the LOC115977256 gene encoding 26S proteasome non-ATPase regulatory subunit 9, protein MVATNVKSETMALMDKRSALEAEMNAIIDRLCQPGGPGLSGNLVDSEGFPRSDIDIPVVRAERHRLSELRNDHKVTTEKIDQNIQILHSSRLASRSSPPKESVQGNPEGSNNQNSPVVSDVPSASSHNVVLRDSSSDMDVDVMASIPFAMVDEIADASPAAEDGLQLGDQIVKFGNVEAGENLLQRLASEAQTNQGCAIPVVIMRQGAPINLTVTPRTWQGRGLLGCHFRIL, encoded by the exons ATGGTGGCGACGAACGTGAAATCGGAAACGATGGCTCTGATGGACAAGAGGAGCGCCTTGGAGGCCGAGATGAACGCCATCATCGACCGCCTTTGCCAGCCCGGCGGCCCTGGCCTTTCCGGCAATCTCGTCGATTCAGAg GGGTTTCCTCGCTCTGATATTGATATTCCAGTTGTGCGAGCTGAAAGGCATCGTCTTTCTG AGCTGCGGAATGATCACAAGGTGACAACAGAGAAAATAGATCAGAATATACAAATTCTGCATTCATCAAGGCTCGCTTCTAGATCATCACCCCCAAAAGAGTCAG TGCAAGGTAATCCTGAGGGGTCAAACAACCAAAACTCTCCAGTTGTGAGTGATGTTCCATCTGCATCCTCACACAATGTTGTTCTGAGGGATTCTTCAAGTGATATGGATGTTGATGTGATGGCCAGTATTCCCTTCGCAATGGTTGATGAAATAGCTGATGCATCACCAGCAGCAGAGGATGGTTTACAACTTGGAGATCAGATCGTCAAATTTGGAAATGTGGAAGCTGGTGAAAATTTGCTACAAAGGCTCGCTTCTGAAGCTCAGACTAATCAAGGTTGTGCAATACCTGTAGTAATTATGAGGCAAGGTGCACCGATTAACTTAACAGTGACACCCAGAACATGGCAAGGCAGGGGTCTACTTGG ATGCCATTTCCGGATCTTATAA